The following coding sequences lie in one Mycobacterium gordonae genomic window:
- a CDS encoding class I SAM-dependent methyltransferase, with protein sequence MSAIGPNTPDRIDHAVDPGLTLTGERTIPDLDIENYWFRRHEVVYERLAPRCAGREILEAGCGEGYGADLIAGVARRVVAVDYDQSAVVHVRHRYPRVQVLHANLTELPLPDASVDVVVNFQVIEHLWDQGQFIRECARVLRPAGLLMVSTPNRITFSPGRDTPINPFHTRELNADELTELLLEGGFGEVSMSGLFHGPRLLEMDARHGGSIIDAQIERAVADAPWSPELVADVAAVATADFDLLDRAVRDIDDSLDLVAIAVRN encoded by the coding sequence ATGAGTGCAATCGGCCCCAATACTCCGGACCGGATCGACCACGCGGTGGATCCGGGTTTGACGCTGACTGGCGAGCGCACCATCCCCGATCTCGACATCGAGAATTACTGGTTCCGCCGGCACGAGGTGGTCTACGAGCGCCTGGCGCCGCGCTGCGCGGGACGTGAGATCCTGGAAGCCGGCTGCGGCGAGGGTTACGGCGCCGACCTGATCGCCGGCGTCGCCCGGAGGGTGGTCGCCGTCGATTACGACCAGTCCGCCGTCGTCCACGTCCGCCACCGCTACCCCCGGGTGCAGGTGCTGCACGCCAACCTGACGGAGCTGCCGCTTCCCGACGCCTCGGTGGATGTCGTGGTGAACTTCCAGGTCATCGAACATCTGTGGGACCAGGGCCAGTTCATCCGCGAGTGCGCGCGGGTGCTGCGACCCGCCGGGTTGCTGATGGTGTCGACGCCCAACCGGATAACCTTCTCCCCCGGTCGCGACACTCCGATCAACCCGTTCCATACCCGCGAGCTCAACGCCGACGAACTCACCGAGCTGCTGCTCGAGGGCGGTTTCGGCGAGGTATCGATGAGCGGCTTGTTCCACGGGCCGCGGCTGCTGGAGATGGACGCCCGCCACGGCGGTTCCATCATCGACGCGCAGATCGAGCGGGCGGTGGCCGACGCGCCCTGGTCACCCGAGCTGGTGGCAGACGTGGCGGCGGTGGCCACCGCCGACTTCGACCTCCTGGACCGGGCCGTCCGTGATATCGACGACAGCCTGGATCTGGTCGCGATCGCGGTGCGCAATTGA
- a CDS encoding electron transfer flavoprotein subunit beta/FixA family protein: MTNIVVLIKQVPDTWSERKLSDGDWTLDREAADAVLDEINERAVEEALQIREREGGEGSVTVLTAGPERATEAIRKALSMGADKAVHLKDDGLHGSCVVQTAWALARALGTIEGTELVIAGNESTDGSGGAVPAIIAEYLGLPQLTHVRKLSVEGGKITAERETDDGLFSLEATLPAVVSVTEKINEPRFPSFKGIMAAKKKEVTVLTLAEIGVEADEVGLDNAGSSVLSSTPKPPKTAGEKVTDEGEGGSEIVKYLVGQKII, encoded by the coding sequence ATGACGAACATCGTGGTCCTGATCAAGCAGGTTCCGGACACCTGGTCGGAGCGCAAGCTCTCCGACGGCGACTGGACGCTCGACCGCGAGGCCGCTGACGCGGTCCTGGACGAGATCAACGAGCGCGCCGTGGAAGAGGCGCTGCAGATCCGGGAACGGGAGGGTGGCGAAGGGTCGGTCACGGTGCTGACCGCCGGTCCCGAGCGCGCCACCGAGGCGATCCGCAAGGCCCTGTCCATGGGCGCCGACAAGGCCGTCCACCTCAAGGACGACGGCCTGCACGGCTCGTGCGTGGTGCAGACCGCGTGGGCGCTGGCCCGCGCGCTGGGCACCATCGAAGGCACCGAGTTGGTGATCGCCGGAAACGAGTCCACCGATGGCTCGGGCGGCGCGGTGCCGGCCATCATCGCCGAGTACCTGGGCCTGCCGCAGCTCACCCACGTACGCAAGCTGTCCGTCGAGGGCGGCAAGATCACGGCTGAGCGCGAGACCGACGACGGCCTGTTCAGCCTCGAGGCCACGCTGCCCGCCGTGGTGAGCGTCACCGAGAAGATCAACGAGCCCCGCTTTCCGTCCTTCAAGGGCATCATGGCCGCCAAGAAGAAGGAAGTGACCGTCCTGACGCTGGCCGAGATCGGCGTCGAGGCCGACGAGGTGGGCCTGGACAACGCCGGGTCGTCGGTGCTGTCCTCCACGCCGAAGCCGCCGAAGACCGCAGGCGAGAAGGTCACCGACGAGGGCGAGGGCGGCAGCGAGATCGTCAAGTACCTGGTCGGCCAAAAGATCATCTGA
- a CDS encoding electron transfer flavoprotein subunit alpha/FixB family protein: MAEVLVLVEHAEGALKKVTSELITAARALGDPAAVVIGAPGTAEPLVDGLKEAGAEKIYVAESDVAKDYLITPFVDVLASLAESNAPAAVLLAANADGKEIAGRLAARIGSGLLVDVVEVRAGNKALHSIFGGAYTVESQVNGDTPVITVRGGAIDAEPKAGAGEQVNVEVPAPAENATKITSREPAVAGDRPELTEASVVVSGGRGVGSAENFSVVEELADSLGGAVGASRAAVDSGYYPGQFQVGQTGKTVSPQLYIALGISGAIQHRAGMQTSKTIVAVNKDEEAPIFEIADYGVVGDLFKVTPQVTEGVKARKG, from the coding sequence ATGGCTGAAGTTCTGGTGCTAGTCGAGCACGCCGAAGGGGCCCTGAAGAAGGTCACCTCCGAATTGATCACCGCCGCACGCGCCCTGGGCGATCCGGCCGCCGTCGTCATCGGTGCGCCCGGCACCGCCGAACCTCTGGTGGACGGGCTTAAAGAGGCCGGCGCCGAGAAGATCTACGTCGCCGAGTCCGACGTGGCGAAGGACTACCTGATCACCCCGTTCGTCGACGTGTTGGCCTCGCTGGCCGAGTCCAACGCGCCCGCGGCGGTGCTGCTGGCCGCCAACGCCGACGGCAAAGAGATCGCGGGCCGGCTGGCCGCGCGCATCGGATCGGGTCTGCTGGTGGACGTCGTCGAGGTCCGCGCAGGCAACAAGGCGTTGCACTCGATCTTCGGTGGCGCCTACACCGTGGAGTCCCAGGTCAACGGCGACACCCCGGTGATCACGGTGCGCGGCGGCGCCATCGACGCCGAGCCCAAGGCCGGCGCCGGTGAGCAGGTCAACGTCGAGGTCCCGGCTCCCGCCGAGAACGCGACCAAGATCACCTCCCGCGAGCCAGCCGTGGCCGGCGACCGTCCCGAGCTGACGGAAGCCAGCGTCGTGGTCTCCGGTGGGCGTGGCGTGGGCAGCGCGGAGAACTTCAGCGTGGTCGAGGAGCTGGCCGACTCGCTGGGCGGTGCCGTCGGCGCCTCGCGTGCCGCCGTGGACTCCGGTTACTACCCGGGGCAGTTCCAGGTGGGGCAGACCGGCAAAACCGTGTCGCCGCAGCTGTACATCGCGCTGGGCATCTCCGGGGCGATCCAGCACCGGGCCGGCATGCAGACCTCGAAGACCATCGTCGCGGTGAACAAGGACGAAGAGGCGCCGATCTTCGAGATCGCCGACTACGGCGTGGTCGGCGATCTGTTCAAGGTCACCCCACAAGTGACCGAGGGCGTCAAGGCCCGCAAGGGCTGA
- a CDS encoding cytochrome P450 has translation MVCPNLPAGFDFTAPDIYVEGLPVEELAELRRVAPIWWNEQPVGTGGFNDGGYWVVTKHKDVKEISLRSDIFSTFQNTAIPRFPDDIPRENIDMQRAVLLNMDAPHHTRLRKIISRGFTPRAIGRLRDELGARAHEIVNRAAAQGKGDFVEQVACELPLQAIAGLLGVPQDDRAKLFRWSNEMTGSEDPEYADIDAEASSMQVLAYAMQMADVKSKTPGEDIVTKLIEADIDGEKLSDDEFGFFVLMLAVAGNETSRNSITQGMMAFADYPDQWELFKSKRPETAADEIVRWATPVTAFQRTALADTELSGVPIRKRQRVVMFYRSANFDDEVFANPYTFDILRAPNPHVSFGGTGAHYCIGANLARLTITLIFNAIADHMPNLKPISPPERLRSGWLNGIKHWQVDYGARTPGNHSA, from the coding sequence ATGGTATGTCCTAATCTTCCTGCGGGTTTCGACTTCACCGCCCCGGACATCTACGTAGAAGGGCTACCCGTCGAGGAGTTGGCAGAACTGCGCCGGGTGGCGCCCATCTGGTGGAACGAACAACCCGTCGGCACGGGTGGGTTCAACGACGGCGGGTATTGGGTCGTCACCAAACACAAAGACGTCAAAGAGATTTCGCTGCGCAGTGACATCTTTTCGACATTTCAGAACACGGCGATACCACGCTTTCCCGACGATATCCCGCGGGAGAACATCGACATGCAGCGCGCAGTGTTGCTCAACATGGACGCGCCGCACCACACCCGGTTGCGCAAAATCATCTCGCGTGGATTCACCCCGCGCGCCATCGGGCGGCTGCGGGACGAGCTCGGTGCCCGCGCCCACGAGATTGTCAACCGCGCTGCGGCGCAAGGGAAAGGGGACTTTGTCGAGCAGGTTGCGTGTGAATTGCCGTTGCAGGCCATAGCCGGTTTGCTCGGAGTGCCACAGGATGACCGCGCCAAGCTGTTTCGCTGGTCCAACGAGATGACCGGCAGCGAGGATCCGGAATACGCTGACATCGACGCCGAAGCATCCTCGATGCAGGTGCTGGCCTACGCGATGCAGATGGCCGACGTCAAGTCGAAGACACCCGGCGAGGACATCGTCACCAAGTTGATCGAGGCCGACATCGACGGAGAGAAGTTGTCCGACGACGAATTCGGGTTTTTTGTGCTCATGCTGGCGGTGGCCGGCAACGAGACCAGCCGCAACTCGATCACCCAGGGCATGATGGCATTTGCCGACTATCCGGACCAATGGGAGCTGTTCAAGAGTAAGCGTCCGGAAACCGCCGCGGACGAGATCGTGCGCTGGGCGACTCCGGTCACCGCGTTTCAGCGCACCGCACTGGCGGACACCGAGCTTTCCGGGGTACCGATCCGGAAGCGCCAACGCGTCGTAATGTTCTATCGGTCAGCCAATTTCGACGACGAGGTTTTCGCCAACCCCTACACCTTCGACATCCTGCGCGCCCCGAATCCGCACGTGAGTTTCGGCGGTACCGGCGCCCACTACTGCATCGGGGCCAACCTGGCCCGGTTGACGATCACCTTGATCTTCAATGCGATTGCCGACCATATGCCAAACCTCAAACCGATCTCCCCCCCGGAGCGCCTGCGGTCGGGGTGGCTCAACGGCATCAAGCACTGGCAGGTGGACTACGGCGCCCGCACGCCCGGTAACCACAGCGCGTGA
- a CDS encoding DUF427 domain-containing protein produces the protein MSRWPKPDVAGPGQESVWDYPRPPRLEEFAGSITIELGGRRIASTQRAWRVLETSHPPTYYLPQDAFVEAVLRPAAGSSWCEWKGQASYYDLVTPDRVASRAAWTYQRPTAGFTPIANAVAVMAAQVDRCTVNGEEALPQPGGFYGGWITSWIKGPFKGIPGSMGW, from the coding sequence ATGAGTCGTTGGCCGAAGCCGGATGTCGCGGGTCCCGGGCAGGAGTCGGTGTGGGACTACCCCCGCCCGCCACGACTGGAAGAATTCGCCGGTTCGATCACCATTGAGTTGGGTGGTCGGCGGATCGCCTCGACGCAGCGCGCCTGGCGGGTGCTGGAGACCAGTCACCCGCCGACCTACTACCTGCCCCAGGACGCCTTCGTGGAGGCTGTGCTGCGGCCGGCCGCCGGTTCGTCGTGGTGCGAATGGAAAGGTCAGGCGAGCTACTACGACCTGGTGACGCCGGACCGGGTGGCCTCGCGCGCGGCCTGGACCTACCAGCGGCCCACGGCCGGGTTCACGCCGATCGCGAATGCGGTCGCGGTGATGGCGGCCCAGGTGGATCGTTGCACGGTCAACGGTGAAGAGGCGCTTCCACAACCTGGCGGGTTCTACGGGGGATGGATCACCAGCTGGATCAAGGGCCCGTTCAAGGGAATTCCGGGATCGATGGGTTGGTAG
- a CDS encoding SRPBCC family protein yields MTFSVNRFVAAPPQAAWDLLVDLDAWPRWGPSINGAELDPPYQRLGPGVTGTVRTALLVRVPFVITEFEPGSCWAWRVAGIPATWHRVDPEGDGARITFGVPRWAPAYLVVCEIALRRIEKLLRAR; encoded by the coding sequence ATGACGTTCAGTGTGAATCGGTTCGTTGCTGCACCACCGCAGGCGGCGTGGGACCTGCTGGTCGACCTGGACGCCTGGCCGCGCTGGGGCCCGTCGATCAACGGGGCCGAATTGGATCCGCCGTATCAGCGGCTGGGTCCGGGCGTGACCGGCACGGTCCGGACGGCTCTGCTGGTGCGGGTGCCGTTCGTCATCACCGAGTTCGAGCCCGGCAGCTGCTGGGCCTGGAGAGTGGCCGGGATCCCCGCCACCTGGCACCGGGTGGATCCGGAGGGCGACGGCGCGCGGATCACCTTCGGCGTGCCCCGGTGGGCGCCGGCCTACCTGGTGGTGTGTGAGATCGCGTTGCGGCGGATCGAGAAGCTCCTGCGGGCTCGGTAG
- a CDS encoding cryptochrome/photolyase family protein — MSADIRRWCFADQLGPHFLDDPAQPVLLIESRAVFGRRRFHRRKAHLVLSALRHRAAELGEQAVFLQTSTYREALDQLGEPVSVCQPTSWSADRFVRSLPSVDVVPARGFCTSREDFEEWAKSQRTLRLENFYRTARRRFDLLMDGDQPVEGRWNFDADNREPAPKGTGNLGVPPPWQPQEDEIDEQVRADLDRWERDGAVSFVGCDGPREFAVTAAEAQQALAAFLRERLPHFGPHEDAMLTGDRFMAHSLLSAPMNLGLLDPLDCAYAAEDAYRSGAAPISSVEGYIRQLIGWRDYIWHVYWHFGREYRHRNVLRATAALPDWFAELDAEAVEANCLSDVLAQVRDHGWVHHIPRLMVLSNFALQRGWDPAAVTDWFHRSFVDGYDWVMVANVVGMSLHADGGLMATKPYASGGAYINRMSDYCGGCRYKPSQRVGEQACPFTGGYWWFLARNTEQLGRNRRMAQPMAGLGRLKDLDEVVAQQRRLGDNAP, encoded by the coding sequence ATGAGCGCCGACATCCGGCGGTGGTGCTTCGCCGATCAACTCGGCCCACACTTCCTGGACGACCCGGCCCAACCGGTGTTATTGATCGAGTCGCGGGCCGTGTTCGGCCGTCGCCGGTTCCATCGCCGCAAGGCCCACCTGGTGCTGTCGGCGCTACGCCACCGCGCTGCGGAACTCGGCGAGCAGGCGGTGTTCTTGCAGACGAGCACCTATCGGGAGGCACTCGATCAGCTCGGCGAGCCGGTCAGCGTGTGCCAGCCCACCTCGTGGTCGGCCGACCGTTTCGTGCGGTCCCTGCCATCGGTCGATGTCGTCCCCGCTCGAGGATTCTGCACCAGCCGAGAAGATTTCGAGGAATGGGCGAAATCACAGCGCACCCTGCGGCTGGAGAACTTCTACCGCACCGCGCGCCGCCGCTTCGACCTTTTGATGGACGGTGACCAGCCCGTCGAGGGCCGATGGAATTTCGACGCCGACAACCGCGAGCCGGCCCCCAAAGGCACCGGAAACTTGGGCGTTCCGCCGCCCTGGCAGCCACAGGAGGACGAGATCGACGAACAGGTCCGCGCCGACCTGGACCGCTGGGAACGTGACGGCGCGGTGTCGTTCGTCGGATGTGACGGGCCACGCGAATTCGCCGTCACCGCAGCCGAAGCACAGCAGGCCCTCGCGGCGTTCCTGCGAGAACGGTTGCCGCACTTCGGCCCGCATGAGGACGCCATGCTCACCGGCGACCGGTTCATGGCGCACAGTCTGCTGTCGGCGCCGATGAACCTGGGCCTGCTGGATCCCTTGGATTGCGCCTACGCCGCCGAAGACGCCTATCGCAGCGGCGCGGCACCGATCAGCAGCGTCGAGGGATATATCCGTCAGCTGATCGGCTGGCGTGATTACATCTGGCACGTGTACTGGCACTTCGGTCGAGAATACCGTCACCGCAACGTATTACGTGCCACAGCCGCACTGCCGGACTGGTTCGCCGAACTGGACGCCGAAGCAGTGGAAGCCAACTGCCTCTCCGACGTGCTGGCGCAGGTCCGCGATCACGGCTGGGTTCACCACATCCCCCGCCTGATGGTGCTGTCCAACTTTGCGCTGCAACGGGGTTGGGACCCGGCCGCCGTCACCGACTGGTTTCACCGGTCTTTCGTCGACGGCTACGACTGGGTGATGGTCGCCAACGTGGTCGGGATGTCGCTGCATGCCGACGGCGGGCTGATGGCGACCAAGCCGTACGCGTCGGGCGGCGCCTACATCAACCGCATGAGCGACTACTGCGGCGGATGCAGATACAAACCGAGCCAACGAGTCGGTGAGCAGGCCTGTCCGTTCACCGGCGGCTACTGGTGGTTTCTGGCCCGCAATACCGAGCAGCTGGGACGCAACCGGCGGATGGCGCAGCCGATGGCCGGGCTCGGCAGGCTGAAGGATCTCGACGAGGTGGTGGCACAGCAGCGCCGCCTCGGCGACAACGCGCCGTAA
- a CDS encoding SagB/ThcOx family dehydrogenase, protein MHPAAIEILAAFDNWIEIDTAISNLLDHDRASISDAVAVLRDQGLLLAEGSKEADQDEKIVTQWGPWAPEASLFHYATQDEDYVPTSLGPECVEWRGDAISSAVGEHRVYTLFTGYPEADRLLLPRGLTGLPEPFEQVLYRRRTHRDFSDRPVPLETLSTLLATVFGPVDYLDSGVHALIRRTSASGGSRQEIDAYVGILNVDGVPAGIYHYNALEHSLELLDAGLSPQRVVDLCGRQEWTGTAAFIVVLCMTVDRMLSKYRTPRAYRICLINAGHLGQTFALTATALGLGPFQTAAFSDSHVAEAFRLDNIAQTPLYILAAGYPEANPAMPPRAGLDAFRRTSLYGLGDRPAD, encoded by the coding sequence TTGCATCCGGCGGCCATCGAAATCCTCGCGGCTTTCGACAACTGGATCGAAATCGACACCGCCATATCGAATCTTCTCGACCATGATCGCGCATCAATTAGCGATGCGGTGGCAGTGCTCCGAGATCAAGGGCTGTTACTTGCGGAGGGCTCCAAGGAGGCCGACCAGGACGAAAAGATCGTCACCCAGTGGGGACCATGGGCACCTGAAGCGTCGCTCTTTCACTATGCGACGCAGGACGAGGACTACGTTCCTACCAGCCTTGGTCCGGAATGCGTGGAGTGGCGCGGTGATGCGATCTCATCCGCCGTCGGCGAGCATCGTGTCTACACGCTGTTCACCGGTTATCCGGAAGCCGATCGGTTGCTGCTGCCTCGCGGCCTGACCGGGTTACCGGAGCCATTCGAACAAGTCTTGTACCGGCGCCGGACCCATCGTGACTTCTCTGATCGACCCGTGCCGCTGGAAACGCTTTCGACGCTGCTGGCAACGGTGTTCGGGCCGGTCGATTACCTCGACTCCGGAGTGCACGCATTGATACGGCGCACCAGCGCTTCTGGGGGCAGCCGCCAGGAAATCGACGCCTACGTCGGAATACTGAACGTCGACGGTGTACCGGCGGGCATCTACCACTACAACGCTCTCGAGCACTCGCTGGAACTGCTCGACGCCGGACTGTCCCCGCAACGCGTTGTCGATTTGTGCGGAAGGCAGGAATGGACCGGCACGGCGGCGTTCATCGTCGTCCTGTGCATGACGGTCGACCGCATGCTCAGCAAATACCGTACGCCGCGCGCGTACCGCATATGTCTGATCAACGCCGGCCATTTGGGCCAGACTTTCGCGCTCACCGCCACGGCACTGGGACTGGGCCCCTTCCAGACTGCGGCATTCTCCGACTCACACGTGGCAGAGGCTTTCCGGTTGGACAATATCGCGCAGACGCCGCTCTATATTTTGGCTGCGGGTTATCCCGAGGCGAACCCCGCGATGCCCCCGCGCGCGGGTCTGGACGCGTTCCGCAGGACATCGCTGTACGGACTCGGCGACCGCCCAGCCGATTAA
- a CDS encoding cysteine desulfurase family protein, producing MVYLDHAATTPMHPAAIEAMTAVLGTVGNASSLHTTGRAARRRIEESRESIADKLGARPSEVIFTAGGTESDNLAVKGLYWARRDENADRRRIVTSEVEHHAVLDSVNWLVEHEGAEVTWLPTESDGSVSAAALREALDGGDDVALVSVMWANNEVGTIMPTGELAAVAAEFGVPMHSDAVQAIGQLPVDFGASGLSAMSVAGHKFGGPPGVGALLLRRNVACVPLLHGGGQERDIRSGTPDVASAVGMAAAARIAVDGLDANGTRLRELRDRLVTGVLAQIDDVRINGARDPLRLPGNAHFTFRGCEGDALLMLLDANGIECSTGSACTAGVAQPSHVLIAMGADPASARGSLRLSFGHNSVDSDVDAALEVLPRAVARARRAALAAAGSAQ from the coding sequence ATGGTCTACCTCGATCACGCCGCCACCACCCCGATGCACCCCGCCGCCATCGAGGCGATGACCGCTGTGCTGGGCACCGTGGGCAACGCGTCGTCGCTGCACACCACCGGCCGCGCGGCGCGCCGGCGGATCGAGGAATCCCGGGAGTCGATCGCCGACAAGCTCGGTGCGCGCCCTTCCGAGGTGATCTTCACCGCGGGCGGCACCGAGAGCGACAACCTGGCCGTCAAGGGCCTGTACTGGGCGCGCCGCGACGAGAACGCGGACCGCCGCCGCATTGTCACCAGCGAAGTGGAACACCACGCGGTTCTGGACAGCGTGAACTGGCTCGTCGAGCACGAGGGCGCCGAGGTCACCTGGCTGCCCACCGAATCCGACGGTTCGGTGTCGGCTGCTGCCTTGCGCGAGGCGCTCGACGGCGGCGACGACGTGGCACTGGTATCGGTGATGTGGGCGAACAACGAGGTCGGCACCATCATGCCGACCGGCGAACTGGCCGCCGTCGCCGCCGAGTTCGGCGTCCCGATGCACAGCGACGCGGTGCAGGCCATCGGGCAGCTACCGGTCGACTTCGGTGCCAGCGGGCTTTCTGCCATGAGCGTGGCCGGACATAAGTTCGGCGGCCCGCCGGGAGTGGGTGCATTGTTGTTGCGCCGCAACGTCGCGTGCGTACCGCTGCTGCACGGAGGCGGGCAGGAGCGCGACATCCGTTCCGGAACACCGGATGTCGCCAGTGCGGTGGGCATGGCCGCGGCGGCCCGGATCGCAGTGGACGGGTTGGACGCCAACGGAACACGGCTGCGGGAACTGCGGGACCGCCTGGTGACGGGCGTGCTGGCGCAGATCGACGATGTCCGCATCAACGGCGCCCGCGACCCGCTCCGGCTGCCGGGCAACGCGCACTTCACCTTTCGCGGTTGCGAAGGCGACGCGTTGTTGATGCTGCTGGACGCCAACGGAATCGAGTGCTCCACCGGATCGGCGTGTACCGCCGGTGTGGCGCAGCCGTCGCATGTGTTGATCGCCATGGGCGCCGATCCGGCCAGCGCCCGCGGATCCCTGCGACTTTCCTTCGGCCACAACAGCGTCGACTCCGATGTGGATGCGGCGTTGGAGGTGTTGCCTCGTGCCGTGGCGCGGGCGCGACGGGCCGCCCTGGCCGCCGCCGGGTCGGCCCAGTGA
- the mnmA gene encoding tRNA 2-thiouridine(34) synthase MnmA, whose product MKVLAAMSGGVDSSVAAARMVDAGHDVVGVHLALSRAPGTLRTGSRGCCSKEDASDARRVADVLGISFYVWDFADKFQADVIDDFVSSYARGETPNPCVRCNQQIKFSALSARALALGFDQVVTGHYARLSDGRLRRAVDRDKDQSYVLAVLTAEQLRHAAFPIGDTPKPQIRSEAARRGLAVAEKPDSHDICFIPSGNTQAFLGERIGVRRGAVVDTDGAVLAEHDGVHGFTIGQRKGLGIAGPGPDGQPRYVTAIDADTGTVRVGSVTDLDVHTLTGRAPVFTAGAAPSGPVECAVQVRAHGEIADAVAELVDGELVVQLRAPLRGVARGQTLVLYRPDPDGDEVIGSATIAGTGRA is encoded by the coding sequence GTGAAGGTTCTCGCCGCGATGAGCGGTGGTGTGGACTCGTCGGTGGCCGCCGCGCGCATGGTCGACGCCGGGCACGACGTGGTGGGCGTGCATCTGGCGTTGTCCAGGGCGCCGGGCACCCTGCGCACCGGGTCGCGAGGCTGCTGCTCCAAAGAAGACGCATCCGATGCCCGGCGGGTCGCTGACGTCCTCGGAATCTCCTTCTACGTCTGGGATTTCGCGGACAAGTTCCAGGCGGACGTGATCGACGATTTCGTGTCGTCCTATGCGCGGGGCGAAACACCGAACCCCTGCGTTCGCTGCAATCAGCAGATCAAGTTCTCCGCCCTGTCGGCACGCGCACTGGCCCTCGGGTTCGATCAGGTGGTCACCGGGCACTATGCGCGACTGTCCGACGGACGGCTGCGCCGCGCCGTCGACCGGGACAAGGACCAGTCCTACGTGCTAGCCGTGCTGACCGCCGAGCAGTTGCGGCATGCGGCCTTCCCGATCGGTGATACCCCCAAGCCACAGATCCGCTCCGAGGCGGCCCGCCGGGGTCTGGCGGTCGCCGAAAAGCCGGACAGCCACGACATCTGCTTCATCCCGTCCGGCAATACCCAGGCCTTTCTCGGCGAGCGCATCGGCGTCCGTCGTGGGGCAGTGGTCGATACGGACGGAGCGGTGCTGGCCGAACACGACGGCGTGCACGGCTTCACCATCGGCCAGCGCAAGGGCCTGGGCATCGCCGGGCCGGGGCCCGACGGTCAGCCGCGGTACGTGACGGCGATCGACGCCGACACCGGCACCGTACGGGTCGGCAGCGTGACCGATCTCGACGTGCACACACTGACCGGCCGGGCACCGGTTTTCACCGCCGGAGCAGCCCCCTCGGGTCCCGTCGAATGCGCGGTTCAGGTGCGTGCACACGGCGAAATCGCCGATGCGGTCGCGGAATTGGTCGATGGCGAACTTGTCGTGCAGTTGCGCGCGCCGCTGCGCGGCGTGGCCCGCGGCCAGACGCTGGTGCTGTATCGCCCCGATCCCGACGGCGACGAGGTGATCGGCAGCGCCACCATCGCCGGCACCGGACGGGCCTAA
- a CDS encoding sensor domain-containing protein, whose amino-acid sequence MAKMTRLLLSCCAVMLATSCTRVVSGEALPAFGAVPLDVLDAGTVLLDQSRMRSITGAGEHLTIIPSMDGRYPVDIEDLAATAPAECRFVFAETATFGPEVKAFHKTTFQDPPGGRLISEGAASYHDAATARRAFEGLVSTVKGCADSSMGWLFVNSWDADADSLHMRPGSCGRDYRVLSVALLEVTFCGFPESVSDIVMTNIAANVPGG is encoded by the coding sequence ATGGCGAAAATGACACGGTTGCTCCTGTCGTGTTGCGCGGTGATGCTGGCGACGTCATGCACTCGCGTGGTGAGCGGGGAGGCGTTGCCGGCCTTCGGCGCGGTGCCGTTGGACGTGCTCGATGCGGGCACGGTGCTGTTAGACCAGTCGCGCATGCGATCGATCACCGGTGCGGGCGAGCACCTGACGATCATTCCGTCGATGGACGGCCGGTACCCCGTGGACATCGAAGACCTTGCGGCGACCGCGCCGGCGGAATGCCGGTTCGTGTTCGCCGAGACCGCGACTTTCGGGCCCGAGGTCAAGGCATTCCACAAGACGACCTTCCAAGACCCACCCGGCGGCCGGTTGATCTCCGAAGGCGCCGCCAGCTACCACGACGCCGCTACCGCCCGGCGCGCTTTCGAGGGGCTGGTGTCGACCGTCAAGGGCTGCGCGGACAGTTCGATGGGCTGGCTGTTCGTCAACTCGTGGGACGCCGACGCTGACTCGCTGCACATGCGACCGGGGTCGTGCGGGCGCGATTACCGGGTGCTCTCCGTGGCGTTGCTGGAAGTCACCTTCTGCGGTTTCCCGGAATCGGTTTCCGACATCGTGATGACCAACATCGCCGCCAACGTACCGGGCGGTTAG